One Lachancea thermotolerans CBS 6340 chromosome F complete sequence DNA window includes the following coding sequences:
- a CDS encoding KLTH0F15334p (conserved hypothetical protein) — MPSILLNMGPLPVNISASLSIVIVTAAALPGVVSYYEAPDSIKLAIRRLDMIMDMIMDVLPKRSLFFLLLLNLMLGMEPSSTYSYRSRYL, encoded by the coding sequence ATGCCGTCTATTCTCCTAAACATGGGGCCACTTCCCGTTAATATATCCGCATCTCTTTCCATAGTAATAGTTACCGCGGCGGCGCTGCCAGGTGTCGTATCTTATTATGAAGCTCCAGATAGTATAAAGTTGGCGATTCGTCGGCTCGATATGATTATGGATATGATTATGGATGTTCTCCCCAAAAGATCCCTGTTCTTCCTTCTCCTACTGAATCTAATGTTAGGCATGGAGCCTAGTAGTACATATAGTTATAGATCTAGATACTTATAG
- a CDS encoding putative haloacid dehalogenase-like hydrolase (similar to uniprot|Q12486 Saccharomyces cerevisiae YOR131C Hypothetical ORF) — MAQLMKLRPTAKSHIAVKAIVFDMDGTLSIPQPWMFGAMREAIGLTDPKMDILTFVDQLPSKQLKDDANEQLKAVEARAMAEMQPQPGLLPLLEYLTAHEISTSICTRNLIKPVRHLIASFVPDEHQRFAHILTRDFRPTKPDPAPLLHISEQLGIAPENMVMVGDSYDDVECGAAAGAGTILVRSATNGGLLESRADLIDASVHDLSEIIELLERGFEKKR; from the exons aTGGCTCAACTGATGAAACTGCGGCCGACCGCGAAGTCACACATCGCGGTCAAGGCTATTGTGTTCGACATGGACGGGACGTTGTCAATTCCGCAGCCTTGGATGTTTG GCGCCATGCGTGAGGCGATAGGGCTAACAGACCCCAAGATGGACATCTTGACGTTCGTGGACCAGCTGCCCTCGAAGCAGCTGAAGGACGACGCGAACGAGCAGCTGAAGGCCGTTGAGGCCCGCGCGATGGCGGAGATGCAGCCGCAGCCCGGGCTGCTGCCGTTGCTGGAGTACCTGACGGCGCACGAGATTAGCACGAGCATCTGCACGCGGAACCTGATAAAGCCGGTGCGGCACCTGATCGCGAGCTTTGTGCCGGATGAGCACCAGCGATTCGCGCACATCCTGACGCGCGACTTCCGCCCCACAAAGCCCGACCccgcgccgctgctgcaTATCTCGGAGCAGCTGGGCATCGCGCCGGAGAACATGGTCATGGTGGGAGACTCGTACGACGACGTGGAGTGCGGGGCGGCCGCTGGCGCGGGGACGATCCTGGTGCGCAGTGCTACGAACGGCGGCCTGCTGGAGTCGCGGGCCGACCTGATCGATGCGTCCGTGCATGACCTGTCGGAGATCAtcgagctgctggagcgcggcttcgagaagaagcggtGA
- the ATO3 gene encoding putative ammonium permease ATO3 (similar to uniprot|Q12359 Saccharomyces cerevisiae YDR384C ATO3 Plasma membrane protein regulation pattern suggests a possible role in export of ammonia from the cell member of the TC 9.B.33 YaaH family of putative transporters), with translation MVSDSVSREMDLEKGPTQASYEEAVPGARGGARGGLDARDALSGRLVHAVSVDGDFVHLGDRTYRRAELANAFAGELNPGIHPRPPTNLANPVPLGLASFSYCALVLSLLNAQVRGVTNGNIVITASLFFGGCIELFAGLLCYPIGNTYAMTVFGSFGGFWISYGALVMDQFGILASYADEPEMMANAMGFFLAGWTVFTFLMLMCTLKSTWGLFLLFFFLELTFLMLTIGAFVSSENVTKAAGYFGILSSVCGWYSLYSGIADPSNSYFPIRAYYMPNAPTV, from the coding sequence ATGGTTAGCGACTCTGTATCACGCGAGATGGACCTGGAAAAGGGCCCAACACAGGCCAGCTACGAGGAGGCCGTGCccggcgcgcgcggcggcgcgcgcggcgggctCGACGCCCGCGACGCGCTGAGCGGACGGCTCGTCCACGCGGTGTCCGTGGACGGCGACTTCGTCCACCTGGGCGACCGCACATACCGGCGCGCGGAGCTCGCGAACGCGTTCGCGGGCGAGCTGAACCCGGGCATCCACCCGCGCCCTCCCACGAACCTCGCGAACCCGGTGCCCCTGGGGCTCGCGTCTTTCTCGTACTGCGCTCTCGTGCTGTCGCTGCTCAACGCGCAGGTCCGCGGGGTAACGAACGGCAACATCGTCATCACCGCGAGCCTGTTCTTCGGCGGGTGCATCGAGCTGTTCGCCGGGCTGCTGTGCTACCCGATCGGCAACACGTACGCAATGACCGTGTTCGGATCGTTCGGCGGCTTCTGGATCAGCTACGGCGCGCTGGTAATGGACCAGTTCGGGATCCTGGCGTCGTACGCGGACGAACCGGAGATGATGGCGAACGCGATGGGCTTTTTCCTGGCTGGCTGGACCGTCTTCACATTCCTCATGCTCATGTGTACGCTCAAGAGTACCTGGGGCCTGTTCctgttgttcttcttccttgaaCTGACCTTCCTGATGTTGACCATCGGCGCTTTCGTTTCGAGCGAGAATGTCACTAAGGCGGCAGGCTATTTCGGCATCCTCAGCAGTGTATGCGGCTGGTATTCTCTGTACAGCGGTATCGCGGACCCCAGCAACAGTTATTTCCCTATCCGGGCGTACTATATGCCCAACGCCCCTACAGTCTAG
- the EFT1 gene encoding elongation factor 2 (highly similar to uniprot|P32324 Saccharomyces cerevisiae YOR133W EFT1 Elongation factor 2 (EF-2) and highly similar to uniprot|P32324 Saccharomyces cerevisiae YDR385W EFT2), with amino-acid sequence MVAFTVDQMRSLMDKVTNVRNMSVIAHVDHGKSTLTDSLVQRAGIISAAKAGEARFTDTRKDEQERGITIKSTAISLYSEMTEDDVKDIKQKTIGNSFLINLIDSPGHVDFSSEVTAALRVTDGALVVVDTVEGVCVQTETVLRQALGERIKPVVVINKVDRALLELQVTKEDLYQSFSRTVESVNVIVSTYADEVLGDVQVFPQQGTVAFGSGLHGWAFTIRQFANRYSKKFGVDRQKMMDRLWGDSYFNPKTKKWTNKEVDADGKPLERAFNMFVLDPIFRLFAAIMNFKKDEIPVLLEKLEINLKGDEKDLEGKALLKVVMRKFLPAADALLEMIVMHLPSPVTAQNYRAEQLYEGPSDDPACVAIKNCDPTSDLMLYVSKMVPTSDKGRFYAFGRVFAGTVKSGQKIRIQGPNYVPGKKDDLFLKAVQRVVLMMGRFVEPIDDCPAGNIVGLVGIDQFLLKTGTLTTYESAHNMKVMKFSVSPVVQVAVEVKNANDLPKLVEGLKRLSKSDPCVLCYMSESGEHIVAGTGELHLEICLSDLENDHAGIPLKISPPVVAYRETVEGESSQVALSKSPNKHNRIYLKAEPMDEECSLAIEDGKINPRDDFKARARVMADEYGWDVTDARKIWCFGPDGNGPNVVVDQTKAVQYLHEIKDSVVAAFQWASKEGPIFGEQMRSVRVNILDVTLHADAIHRGGGQIIPTMRRATYAGFLLAEPKIQEPVFLVEIQCPEQAVGGIYSVLNKKRGQVVSEEQRPGTPLFTVKAYLPVNESFGFTGQLRQATGGQAFPQMVFDHWATLSADPLDPSSKAGEIVAAARKRHGMKEEVPGWQEYYDKL; translated from the coding sequence ATGGTTGCTTTCACTGTTGACCAGATGCGGTCCTTGATGGACAAGGTTACCAATGTGCGTAACATGTCGGTTATTGCACACGTCGACCACGGTAAGTCGACTTTGACTGACTCTTTGGTTCAAAGAGCCGGTATCATCTCTGCCGCCAAGGCCGGTGAAGCTCGTTTCACCGACACCAGAAAGGATGAGCAGGAGAGAGGTATCACCATCAAGTCCACCGCTATCTCTTTGTACTCTGAGATGACTGAGGACGATGTCAAGGacatcaagcagaagaCCATCGGTAACTCTTTCTTGATCAACTTGATCGACTCGCCAGGTCACGTTGACTTCTCTTCCGAAGTCACCGCCGCTTTGCGTGTCACTGACGGTGCTTTGGTCGTCGTCGACACCGTCGAGGGTGTCTGTGTCCAGACCGAGACTGTCCTGAGACAAGCTTTGGGTGAGAGAATCAAGCCTGTTGTTGTCATCAACAAGGTCGACAGAGCTTTGTTGGAGCTGCAAGTCACCAAGGAGGACTTGTACCAGTCTTTCTCCAGAACCGTTGAGTCCGTCAACGTCATCGTCTCCACCTACGCCGACGAGGTTTTGGGTGACGTTCAAGTCTTCCCACAACAGGGTACCGTTGCCTTCGGTTCCGGTTTGCACGGTTGGGCTTTCACCATCCGTCAGTTCGCCAACAGAtactccaagaagttcgGTGTCGACAGACAAAAGATGATGGACAGATTGTGGGGTGACTCTTACTTTAACCCAAAGACCAAGAAGTGGACTAACAAGGAGGTTGACGCCGATGGCAAGCCATTGGAGAGAGCTTTCAACATGTTCGTCTTGGACCCTATCTTCAGACTGTTCGCTGCCATCAtgaacttcaagaaggacGAGATCCCAGTCTTGTTGGAGAAGTTGGAGATCAACTTGAAGGGTGACGAGAAGGACTTGGAGGGTAAGGCCTTGTTGAAGGTCGTTATGAGAAAGTTCTTGCCAGCTGCGGACGCTTTGTTGGAAATGATTGTCATGCACTTGCCATCCCCAGTCACTGCCCAAAACTACAGAGCTGAGCAATTGTACGAAGGTCCTTCCGACGACCCAGCTTGTGTTGCCATCAAGAACTGTGACCCAACCTCTGACTTGATGTTGTACGTCTCCAAGATGGTTCCTACCTCGGACAAGGGTAGATTCTACGCTTTCGGTAGAGTTTTCGCCGGTACTGTTAAGTCCGGTCAAAAGATCAGAATTCAAGGTCCAAACTACGTTCCAGGTAAGAAGGAcgacttgttcttgaaggcTGTCCAGAGAGTTGTCCTGATGATGGGTAGATTCGTCGAGCCAATCGACGACTGTCCAGCTGGTAACATTGTCGGTCTAGTCGGTATCGACCAGTTCTTGCTGAAGACCGGTACTTTGACCACCTACGAGTCCGCTCACAACATGAAGGTCATGAAGTTCTCTGTCTCTCCAGTTGTGCAAGTCGCCGTCGAGGTCAAGAACGCCAACGACTTGCCAAAGCTGGTCGAAGGTCTAAAGAGACTGTCTAAGTCTGACCCATGTGTCTTGTGTTACATGTCTGAGTCTGGTGAGCACATTGTCGCCGGTACTGGTGAGTTGCACTTGGAAATCTGTTTGTCCGACTTGGAGAACGACCACGCTGGTATTCCATTGAAGATCTCTCCTCCTGTCGTTGCTTACAGAGAGACTGTTGAGGGTGAGTCTTCTCAAGTCGCTCTATCCAAATCTCCAAACAAGCACAACAGAATTTACTTGAAGGCCGAGCCAATGGACGAGGAGTGCTCTCTGGCCATTGAGGACGGTAAGATCAACCCAAGAGATGACTTCAAGGCCCGTGCTAGAGTTATGGCTGACGAGTACGGCTGGGATGTCACTGACGCCAGAAAGATCTGGTGTTTCGGTCCAGACGGTAACGGTCCAAACGTTGTCGTTGACCAGACTAAGGCTGTTCAATACCTGCACGAAATCAAGGACTCTGTTGTCGCCGCCTTCCAGTGGGCTTCTAAGGAGGGTCCTATCTTCGGTGAGCAAATGCGTTCCGTCAGAGTTAACATCTTGGATGTTACCCTGCACGCTGATGCTATTCACAGAGGTGGTGGTCAAATCATCCCAACCATGAGAAGAGCCACTTACGCCGGTTTCTTGTTGGCCGAGCCAAAGATCCAGGAGCCTGTCTTCTTGGTCGAGATTCAATGTCCAGAGCAAGCCGTCGGTGGTATCTACTCCGtcttgaacaagaagagaggTCAAGTCGTCTCTGAGGAGCAAAGACCTGGTACTCCATTGTTCACTGTCAAGGCTTACTTGCCAGTTAACGAGTCTTTCGGTTTCACTGGTCAATTGAGACAAGCCACTGGTGGTCAAGCTTTCCCACAGATGGTGTTCGACCACTGGGCCACTTTGAGTGCTGACCCATTGGACCCATCTTCCAAGGCTGGTGAgattgttgctgctgcccGTAAGAGACACGGTATGAAGGAGGAAGTCCCAGGCTGGCAAGAGTACTACGACAAGTTGTAA
- the VPS17 gene encoding retromer subunit VPS17 (similar to uniprot|P32913 Saccharomyces cerevisiae YOR132W VPS17 Peripheral membrane protein required for vacuolar protein sorting), with the protein MSSAVAYDPYDDIDNNPFSEPEANPQRSVSPDLRAPDDTHPSIGAQEATQGNTDSHAGAQPEPEQGMTTAQHGNPPGDFPEASTTAAAAEGADALLPERRSSKFQLVVKVTGLERVGSFTNKKENPTVKFDVSTNLPTFRKQQHRSLKKTFTEFRNLRKFLYGLISGTFVPALPSPSTNYGISNSEDYCKTVSNMQEWFDRIAVDPFILRSEELAFFIESDFDTYTPVGKTKLPLSGLKRKTLKQLAPPFDECLELAEFRPLVKSVHHLSQDIQTKLLKLCKLRKSLSHDENSIGQGFKELCMDQSQSHSKFYNKFGKTLSAVGDIDSVMATLDIATLYDGLEWLVQETYSVKEALTNRHFLMRDLLQAQQTSSSRQEQARKLRARRDVSPLKVDEAIRALKAATTAEHTLTLKLRRVTANMLLEKQRWLEWCDHQLQTSIKEYTLRKIEYERKKLSLLERIRADVRAADEAGGLSRLGRGARLSASGVSPSQTAQGDSWTSDPRSRAFEPSVLRTEFDASLESDTRDVHDTHPEDQHALDARSAASLLGTSSF; encoded by the coding sequence ATGTCGTCCGCAGTAGCGTACGACCCCTACGACGATATAGACAACAATCCGTTTTCGGAGCCCGAGGCAAACCCTCAACGTAGCGTCTCACCCGACCTGCGCGCTCCTGATGACACGCACCCCTCCATAGGAGCCCAGGAGGCTACACAAGGCAACACGGATTCGCATGCAGGCGCACAACCTGAGCCAGAGCAAGGCATGACAACAGCGCAGCATGGGAACCCACCAGGCGACTTTCCAGAGGCCTCTACAACTGCGGCCGCTGCCGAAGGCGCCGATGCTCTGCTACCCGAGCGTAGAAGCAGCAAGTTCCAGCTGGTCGTCAAAGTTACCGGCCTGGAGCGTGTGGGCTCTttcaccaacaaaaagGAGAACCCCACCGTCAAGTTCGATGTCTCCACCAACCTCCCAACGTTTcgcaagcagcagcatcgcagcttgaaaaagaccttTACCGAATTTCGGAACTTGCGTAAGTTCCTGTATGGGTTAATCTCTGGGACTTTCGTGCCTGCGCTACCATCACCAAGTACCAACTATGGGATCAGCAACTCCGAGGACTACTGCAAGACCGTGAGCAACATGCAGGAGTGGTTCGATCGCATTGCGGTCGACCCCTTCATTCTGCGAAGCGAAGAGCTGGCCTTTTTCATCGAGAGCGACTTTGACACTTACACGCCCGTTGGCAAGACTAAGCTGCCCCTCTCGGGGCTGAAACGCAAAACCCTAAAGCAGCTGGCGCCTCCCTTCGATGAGTGCCTCGAACTCGCCGAGTTTCGGCCGCTTGTCAAGTCTGTCCATCATCTAAGCCAGGATATCCAGACaaagctgctcaagctgTGCAAACTGCGCAAATCACTGTCCCACGATGAGAATTCGATTGGACAAGGCTTCAAGGAGCTCTGCATGGACCAGTCTCAGTCCCATAGCAAATTCTACAACAAGTTCGGCAAGACCCTCTCCGCAGTCGGCGACATCGATAGCGTGATGGCGACCCTCGACATTGCCACGCTCTACGACGGACTCGAATGGCTGGTTCAGGAAACCTACTCAGTCAAAGAAGCCCTCACCAACCGCCACTTCCTAATGCGTGATCTTCTGCAGGCGCAGCAGACGTCTAGCTCTCGACAAGAGCAGGCTCGCAAGCTGCGCGCTAGGCGCGATGTGAGCCCGCTCAAAGTAGACGAGGCCATCCGCGCTCTGAAGGCTGCCACTACCGCCGAGCACACGCTCACCCTTAAGCTACGCCGCGTCACAGCCAATATGCTACTGGAGAAACAGAGATGGCTTGAATGGTGCGACCACCAGTTGCAGACAAGCATAAAAGAATACACTCTCCGAAAGATTGAATACGagcgcaagaagctgtCTCTGCTGGAACGTATCCGGGCAGACGTACGAGCCGCAGACGAGGCCGGCGGGCTCTCGAGGCTGGGACGCGGTGCGCGCCTGAGCGCGAGCGGTGTGAGCCCATCCCAGACTGCTCAGGGCGATAGCTGGACAAGTGACCCAAGGTCACGTGCGTTCGAGCCTTCCGTGTTGCGCACCGAGTTTGACGCAAGCCTCGAGTCAGACACACGCGACGTACACGACACGCATCCAGAAGACCAGCACGCGCTTGACGCGCGGAGCGCCGCATCCCTTCTCGGAACAAGCAGCTTCTAA
- a CDS encoding KLTH0F15246p (no similarity) — protein sequence MTCSRFASSLVHLFTPSLTRSLLTYTSHPHILAPLRPCLGVSRPITRPKMRPSLPFLPSPWQRTSAPRRTSDNLPVCRWPLKSPSPSLPLKRRRHRRRSSLRPRALPTFHTSALRRWRLPPSPLGPGTPRDALLTFSAPRTGSACAPLFLAPLYAVECFRHRTIIRVHEKHRGQPRRAEEVRYQAEQAQWRPRELVLRVASAMAELRTNAGTAQTRQRAVAGPEEETATSSRNERGREKSIKWQAAAAGDEQRA from the coding sequence ATGACCTGCTCGCGCTTCGCTTCTTCACTCGTTCACCTCTTCACCCCTTCGCTTACTCGCTCGCTCCTCACCTACACCTCACACCCTCACATCCTCGCACCCCTGCGCCCCTGCCTAGGCGTTTCCCGCCCCATCACCCGCCCAAAAATGAGACCATCTCTTCCGTTTCTCCCGTCGCCCTGGCAACGCACCAGCGCGCCACGCCGAACTTCCGATAATCTCCCTGTATGCCGCTGGCCCTTGAAGAGCCCCTCACCGTCGCTGCCGCTGAAACGCCGCCGCCACCGCCGCCGTTCGAGTCTCCGCCCCCGCGCTCTGCCCACCTTCCATACCTCAGCGCTCCGCCGCTGGCGTTTGCCGCCGTCTCCATTGGGCCCCGGAACCCCGCGTGACGCCTTGCTAACGTTCTCGGCGCCCAGAACGGGCTCCGCCTGCGCTCCGCTTTTTCTCGCCCCATTGTATGCTGTGGAATGTTTTCGCCATCGAACCATAATACGCGTGCATGAAAAACACCGTGGTCAGCCACGGCGCGCCGAGGAAGTCCGATACCAGGCGGAGCAGGCTCAGTGGCGGCCGCGGGAGCTAGTACTAAGAGTAGCGTCCGCGATGGCAGAACTACGCACGAATGCAGGGACCGCGCAGACGCGACAAAGAGCCGTGGCCGGGCCAGAAGAGGAGACAGCGACAAGCAGCCGAAACGAGCGGGGGCGCGAGAAGAGTATAAAGTGGCaggcggcggcggcgggcgATGAGCAGAGGGCGTAG
- the NKP1 gene encoding Nkp1p (weakly similar to uniprot|Q12493 Saccharomyces cerevisiae YDR383C NKP1) — MSYNQYAEFIRDETERMSNSRVQLPSDAGLHREVSNTIAKALQHALDLHRKEVFNTRNQDDVLAQVLSKEQALLRDELQRVMALVGDLPREQIGSDLVDLQSGGDSGFISLERLLDDVEKLPRVSLIDEEDSEGEPLLREYNALRHALGEKAMAIREAQRYLPKLKRQARSWQQLQGAVKDVHGAENVDVYFQEYESNVATQAHEACRLAETALKAKGALPREQLESLRRIVTMLRALPRNRKGKVD, encoded by the coding sequence ATGTCCTATAACCAGTACGCAGAGTTTATAAGAGATGAAACCGAGCGCATGAGTAATTCTAGGGTGCAGCTTCCCTCAGATGCTGGGCTCCATCGCGAAGTCTCGAACACAATCGCGAAGGCGCTACAGCATGCCTTGGACTTGCATCGGAAAGAAGTCTTTAACACACGAAATCAGGACGACGTGCTGGCACAAGTCTTGAGCAAAGAGCAGGCTTTGCTGCGCGACGAACTCCAGCGCGTCATGGCCCTCGTCGGCGATCTTCCTCGTGAACAGATAGGATCAGACCTCGTCGACCTTCAGAGTGGTGGTGACAGTGGATTTATATCTCTTGAACGGCTACTAGACGATGTCGAGAAACTGCCGCGCGTTTCGCTCATCGACGAGGAGGATTCAGAGGGTGAGCCTCTCTTAAGAGAGTATAATGCTCTGCGGCACGCGCTGGGAGAAAAAGCCATGGCAATTCGCGAAGCGCAACGCTACCTGCCCAAATTGAAGCGACAGGCCCGAAGCTGGCAACAATTGCAAGGTGCAGTCAAAGATGTACATGGAGCGGAGAACGTAGATGTCTATTTCCAAGAGTACGAGTCCAATGTGGCAACTCAGGCCCACGAAGCGTGCCGGTTGGCGGAAACTGCGCTCAAGGCCAAAGGCGCGCTTCCGCGCGAGCAACTCGAAAGCTTACGCCGCATAGTCACTATGCTGAGAGCATTGCCTCGAAATAGAAAAGGGAAAGTCGATTAA
- a CDS encoding KLTH0F15422p (weakly similar to uniprot|P39953 Saccharomyces cerevisiae YEL006W Hypothetical ORF), producing MKEKSYMMIVVISQASKPQFHEPSPMKSEIDPSKADAFTHALAGGAGGALSMALTYPLVAITTRLQTQTKSSETDKLTVAETIREIYEKNGILGFFAGLESAVLGMTLSNFVYYYCYEASSRCLMRARRTQRLSTAESMLVGSIAGSVNAVIANPLWVANTRMTVDKSDRGVLATIANISKTEGLSALFSGLKPALVLVINPIIQYTVYEQLKNRVLESRQKRVLSPSWAFILGALGKLAATSSTYPYVTMKARMHLSKNEGSSPAENSKSLLSLMGEIIKRDGILGLYGGIGVKLIQSILTAAFLFFFKEGLVIWSIKLLRLLRAFSRKRKLLTTARAQG from the coding sequence atgaaagaaaaaagctaTATGATGATTGTTGTTATTTCCCAAGCTTCCAAGCCTCAATTTCATGAGCCATCCCCAATGAAATCTGAAATCGATCCTTCGAAGGCCGATGCCTTTACACATGCTCTCGCTGGAGGGGCTGGAGGAGCTCTCTCGATGGCACTGACATATCCGCTGGTCGCGATCACCACCCGGCTTCAGACGCAGACGAAAAGCTCGGAGACGGACAAGCTTACCGTAGCCGAGACTATAAGGGAAATTTACGAGAAGAACGGAATTCTAGGCTTTTTTGCGGGGCTTGAGAGCGCCGTTTTGGGGATGACCCTGTCGAATTTTGTTTACTACTACTGCTACGAGGCGTCTTCTAGGTGTCTAATGAGAGCCAGAAGGACACAGAGACTCAGTACCGCTGAGTCGATGTTGGTTGGGAGTATCGCAGGCTCTGTGAATGCAGTCATAGCCAACCCGCTGTGGGTTGCCAACACTAGAATGACCGTAGACAAAAGTGACCGCGGGGTACTCGCTACAATTGCAAACATTTCGAAAACCGAGGGCCTCAGCGCACTTTTTAGCGGTCTAAAGCCTGCACTTGTCTTAGTGATCAACCCTATAATTCAATACACAGTTTATGAACAGCTGAAAAACCGGGTGCTTGAGTCTCGACAAAAGCGTGTTTTGTCACCGTCATGGGCGTTTATTCTTGGTGCTTTAGGAAAACTGGCTGCTACTAGTTCAACGTATCCGTATGTGACAATGAAAGCGCGGATGCACCTATCGAAGAATGAAGGATCATCGCCCGCCGAAAATTCCAAATCGCTTCTATCTTTGATGGGCGAAATAATCAAAAGAGACGGTATCCTTGGCTTATACGGTGGAATTGGGGTCAAACTTATTCAAAGCATTCTCACAGCAGcatttttgttctttttcaaggagGGATTGGTTATCTGGAGCATAAAACTACTACGGTTACTACGTGCATTTAGCAGAAAACGCAAACTGTTGACAACCGCAAGAGCTCAGGGTTAA
- the RPP2B gene encoding ribosomal protein P2 (similar to uniprot|P02400 Saccharomyces cerevisiae YDR382W RPP2B Ribosomal protein P2 beta a component of the ribosomal stalk which is involved in the interaction between translational elongation factors and the ribosome regulates the accumulation of P1 (Rpp1Ap and Rpp1Bp) in the cytoplasm), protein MKYLAAYLLLVQGGNASPSAADIKKVVEAVGVEAEDAKISALLSSFEGKGSIDEIIAEGNTKLATVPAGGAAAAAGGAAAAGGAAPEAAEEKEEEAKEESDDDMGFGLFD, encoded by the coding sequence ATGAAGTACTTGGCCGCTTATTTGTTGCTTGTTCAAGGTGGTAACGCCTCCCCATCCGCTGCtgacatcaagaaggttgtTGAAGCCGTCGGTGTCGAGGCTGAGGACGCTAAGATCTCCGCTCTATTGTCTTCTTTCGAGGGCAAGGGCTCCATTGACGAGATCATCGCCGAGGGTAACACCAAGTTGGCTACCGTCCCAGCTggtggtgctgctgctgctgctggtggtgccgctgccgctggtgGCGCCGCCCCAGAGGCCGCtgaagagaaggaggaggaagccAAGGAAGAGTCCGACGACGACATGGGTTTCGGTCTGTTCGATTAG
- the ORT1 gene encoding Ort1p (similar to uniprot|Q12375 Saccharomyces cerevisiae YOR130C ORT1 Ornithine transporter of the mitochondrial inner membrane exports ornithine from mitochondria as part of arginine biosynthesis human ortholog is associated with hyperammonaemia- hyperornithinaemia-homocitrullinuria (HHH) syndrome) translates to MDIQEALKDILYGSIAGAAGKVIEYPLDTIKVRLQTQPAHLFPTSWSCIKYTYANEGFLKGFYQGVSSPLVGAALENAVLFVTFNRAQNFLKQYESLSPLSLTVWSGAFAGACTSYVLTPVELVKCTLQVSNLKNSKTSHSKVWPTVKHIVSQNGISGLWRGQSSTFIRECAGGAVWFTTYESVKQYLANKRNDTENQTWELLTAGASAGVAFNASVFPADTIKSTAQTEHLGIVNATKRILARNGPAGLYRGLGITLIRAAPANAVVFYTYETLSNL, encoded by the coding sequence ATGGACATTCAAGAAGCATTAAAGGACATCCTGTACGGTTCCATTGCCGGAGCCGCGGGCAAGGTCATTGAATACCCCCTTGATACAATCAAAGTGCGGTTACAAACACAGCCCGCACACTTGTTTCCCACTAGCTGGTCGTGTATAAAGTATACTTATGCAAACGAGGGATTCCTAAAGGGTTTTTATCAAGGTGTGTCATCGCCGCTAGTCGGCGCTGCGCTGGAGAACGCAGTATTATTTGTGACGTTTAATAGGGCGCAgaactttctcaagcagTACGAATCGCTGTCGCCGCTCTCGCTAACTGTCTGGTCAGGTGCGTTTGCTGGTGCTTGTACCAGTTATGTGCTCACTCCCGTTGAGCTTGTCAAGTGCACGTTGCAGGTTtcgaatttgaagaactccAAGACCAGTCACTCTAAGGTATGGCCTACCGTCAAGCATATCGTCTCGCAAAACGGCATCTCGGGACTATGGCGAGGCCAATCGAGCACATTTATCAGAGAATGTGCAGGTGGAGCGGTATGGTTTACCACCTATGAAAGCGTCAAGCAGTACCTAGCCAATAAGAGAAATGATACGGAGAACCAAACCTGGGAACTCCTTACTGCCGGTGCCTCAGCGGGAGTTGCTTTCAACGCAAGTGTTTTCCCAGCTGACACTATCAAGTCCACTGCCCAGACCGAACACCTTGGAATTGTCAATGCCACAAAACGAATCCTGGCAAGAAACGGACCAGCAGGGCTCTACCGCGGGCTCGGAATAACACTCATAAGAGCAGCTCCAGCCAATGCCGTAGTTTTCTACACCTACGAGACGCTTTCGAATTTATAG